The Candidatus Thiothrix anitrata genome includes the window AGGAAACCGATGATGCGGCAAACCAGAAACTCACCGCACTCCAAAAGCACCTAGGTCTGTATAAAATCCTATCCACCGTCAATCAGGCAGAACGCTTGCGGGCAGAGGGCAAAGGTGCGGAAGCCGCAGAAAAACTCACCAGCACTAAAAAACCTATATGGGGGGCAGGCGAAACCTTCGCTGCTCACAAAGCCAAATTACAAGGGCTAATGGGGCCAATCGACAAACTGACAGGCGCATGGAAAAGCGGTGATACCAGCGCCAATGTGGATGCAGTACGCAAAGAACTCGAAGCAGTCTTAGGAGCACTTAATAATGACGCAGCAAAATAATAATAATCGCTGGTGGCAACGGCGACCTTTACAAATCGGTGCAGCATGGCTAATTGGCTTATTACTGGCCAGCGGCATCATTTTCGCCATCAACGGCGGTACACCACCGACACCCCCCAACAACGCCGATAATCGCGGCAGTTTGCTGGATTTAGTAAGTCAGCGTTCCGGCAACTCCCGTACCGACACCTTCTGTGAATTGGCGAAAGGTCCGGACAAAAGCTGTCTGGGCGAACCGCAAGCCCTTTGTAGCAAAGACATGGAAGTGGCAAAAATTGCTTGGAAATACTTTGAAAACAACTACAACCCAGCAACAGGTTTGTATAACGCAGCGGATAAATACCAGTCCACCACCCTGTGGGACACCGGCTCGGCACTGGCAGCAACCATTACCGCGCACGATCTTGGCTTGATTGACGAGAAAACCTTTGACGGACGCATCCAAGCCATGTTCAAAACGCTGACAACCATGGAATTATTCAACAAGGAAGCCCCCAACAAGGTATACCATACCGGCACTGGGGCGATGGTGGACTACCGCAACCAACCAGCCCCGGATGGTATCGGCGTTTCCATCCTCGATCTGGCGCGGATTGTTTCATGGCTGAATACCTTGAGTTGTATGCACCCCAAATACGCTTACCCGTCGAAAAAAGTAATTGAACGCTGGGATATGACCCGCCTGATCAAAAACGGGCAAATGTATGGTTTATACCGGAATCCCGCTTCCAAAGAAAAAGCCATTGTGGTGGCGCAAGAGGGGCGACTGGGATATGAACAGTACGCAGGCAAGATTTTCCGCGAACTGGGTTATGACCAACAGATTTCGGCGATCTACAACAACAAATTCCGTGCGACCACCAACATTTATGACGTACCAATTGCCTATGACAGCCGTGACCCGCGTGATTTGGGGGCATACAACTACGTGGTGACTGAATCGTATGCGATGGATGTAGTGGAAAACGGCCTAGACGCTGAAAACCAGCCACTGCTGGCAAACATCTATGAGGTGCAAAAACGGCGCTGGCAAGATACCGGCATTGTCACAGCCGTGTCGGAAGACAACCTCGATCAGAAACCGTACTTCCTCTACAACACCATTTTCACTGCTGGGCTGCCTTGGAACGCCACTACCGACAAAGGTGTACGTCACGACAACCTCAGAACCATTTCGGTAAAAGCGGCATTGTCGCTGGCAATGCTATTCCCGGAAGACCCTTACAGCAAGGAACTGGCATACACCGTCGGCACTGCGTATGACCCGGAACGTGGCTGGTATTCCGGCATTTATGAAAACGGTGGCGGCTACAACAAGGCGATTACTGCCAATACCAATGGCATCATCATGAGCTTGCTGCTGTACAAGAAGTACGGCGAGTTTTACCCGGTGTGCAAGCGTTGTCAGCGTGGTTTGACGCTGGACGTTGCCAAAGCCAACACCTGTGATACTTGCGAGATCAAATAAAAGCCTGTTGCTGCTAGTAACAGGGGGCTGTTTATGGATGCCGGTGACGCTGGCACAGCCTCCCTTGCTGCAAACGTTGGAAAAACTCGCCTGTGCAACTGACAGTCAGGCGGCGGCGAGTCAGCTTGAGCGGCTTTTCAATATCGCTGCACCCGGTCAACAGTGGCCAGATGAATGGCTGGGCAAGCAACCGGGGCAAGCCAGCTTGCACGCGGGGACACTCGACATTGCCCTGCACACCCTGCAACAAACCGCCAACCGCTTTCCCGATTTGCGTACCACCGCCGAACAGGTGGCGTTGCAATGGGATTATTGTGACGTGCTGGAAGAGCAAGCGTTTTATGACCTGTGGCTGAAATCTTCCGGCTTGAATAAAACCCTTGCGGGTGACGCGCCATTGAAATGGACAGGTTTCCGGGAATGGGGTTTTCTGACACCGGATCCGCCTGAGCATTTTGTGCCATTGTTGCTGGATGAAATCCGCATTGCTCCCAGCGCGTATCACTTATTCCTGCACCAAATTTACCGCAAGCAATGTTTTCCGCACCCTGAAACCGGTTTGCTGGCGCGGGAAGAAGCCACCCCGGATGCCAGCCAGCGCAGGGAGCAAGTTACGTCGATGCCGATACCCGCAGCATTAGTGACTCCGTATCCGTTTACATGGCAACCGCTTTGCCCGGCTAAAAAAATCCAACGTGTTGCGGCAATTCCGACAAAACCAACAGCAATGAAAAAGCCCCCTGCTGCGCTCAAACAGATTGAAACGCCTCGCACGACCACCTCGAAGGCTGCTGCACCACGTACTGCCACTTCAAGTACCACAAGCACCACTAGACCGAGAGCAACGACCGCTATACCAACAGTGACAATACCACCGATTGCGTATTTGCCTATCGAAGCACCACCCGTTGCGCCAACCATTACGGCCACCCTCCCCTCACCAACACCAAAAGCAGCGGAATCCAAAAAAACTACCGTATCACCAACAGAACGTGCGCCAACGGCAGACCTGACACTACCCACCGTAGTTCCGGTTTCTGCTACGGGTGACATGCCCATGGATATTCCCGTCTATGAGGAAACACAACCCGATGACCGCATTCAATCACACAGTACAACTGGCATTATTGATCGCAAAAAGAGCAAATCCACGTTAAGGATCGCAGGCAGTTTTGCCGACAGCATATCACTCAAAGATGGTAGCAACACCCTTTCCACCAGCGTCACTTGGTCGCCTAAACCCCACTGGTTTGTTAGCGGCAATGCGTCACTCAAAGATGGCGAACCGGGTTATGCCTGGAGTGCCGGGTACGCCGACTACAAGCCGGGAGGCTGGTCAGCACAAATCAATAACTGGGGGCCGCTCAAACCCGGCGATGGCTTGGGTATAGATAAGGCGATAGTCAATGTCGGGCACAGGATCAAATCCACCACCCTGAAACGCCACAAACTGGCGGCATCGACCAACCTCAGTATCCCGGTAAAAGGCAAGCCCAGCCTGAGCGGGACACTCCAATGGAACCCCACCCCGCACGTGTATGCCCGCACCACTGCCAGTGTGCCGCTGGAAGGCGGCAATCCCAACTGGAATTACGTGGTCGGCTACAGCAACCCCAAAAAGCTGGGCAAGTGGAAAGTCGAATACAGCAATTACGGCAAAAATGCGTTCCCCGGTGATAACTTCAAGGATGGCACGGTGACGGTCAGCCGGGGTTGGCAGTTTTAAGGGGTGTGAGGATACCGCAGATGGCTATGCAGCTTGGCGCGGATGTGTTCCGGCAAGAGGTTCAGTTGGTCTCAGTGGTAGCATCTGTTTAGTTGTGTTAAAGCCTGTCATTCTTTGCCGCAAAAATAGTTATCCGCAACTCCATATCCGCAATCATTTCAATAAGCGGTTTCTTCCCAGATAGCCGCTCACTTTCCGCCAAGATCACATCCACGCCCGAGCCGCGCCGATCCATCAGGTATTCACGTCCCAGCCCGCTATCACGCACAGGATAGTAACGGGAAAACAAGCTGGAAAGCACATCATTGCGCGGCAAGGACATCGCCTGCATGGATTCCACCGTCATGGAATTAGGCAACGCGCCCGGTGAATACAGTTCCAGCCGGTCTGCGAACATGTGCAAACGGATGCGCCCGCCCCAAATCGAGTAATCACGGTGAACGATGGCATTAACGAGTGCTTCAAACACTGCACGCAGGCTGTATTGCGGGTAATCGACTCGCCCGAATTCTTTACGCGCGGGCACTTTCATATTCAGGCGCACAAAGTCGAACGCATCCCACAGTTGCCGATCCAGTGGGCCATCAAAATCCTTGGCATCCAGTTGTTCGTTGGGGTCATTGTTGACACCGCTGTAAGCCACCGCCTGAATGTATGCCGATGGCAACCAATTCACCGGCTTTTCGGTACACAACAACACACCCGCAATAGACAGGCATTTTTGCCCCTCCAAATCAGCCAACAAGTGCAAGCGGCGTAATTGCTTGCGCTCATCGCCTTCATGCTGGCGCAGAAAACGCCGCAACAACAATGCATCTGCATCATCCAGCGACGTATCAGCAACACCCTGTTCTTCAAAGCGGATTAAGCGTGCTTGGCTACGTTGTTGGAACAGACGCGCCAATACATCCGGGGTCAGCTTGCGTTTGCTATCAGCAACCCGACGAAAATACCCATTTGCACTTTCATGTATCCACAAACTGCGCGGCACACTCACGACAATAACCGTAACCCTTTCACCTGCCGCATTGGGCAGTTCAACGTTCTCGGTGAGGATTTCCAGCGGCGGGGTAATGCGGTCGTTGACAATGCCCCGCAACCACGATTTCAGCGTTTTCATCTGTTCCGCCGGAATGCCAGTAGCTGTCAGTGTTTTGTCATCCACGCCCAACACCAGCGTACCACCGTTGGCATTGGCGAATGCCGCGAGTTCGTCAGACAAACCGTCAGGATGCGGCTCAATCACTTTCTGTGCGCCACGAAACACGATTTGCTTGAGTTCCAGTGTGGAGTCTTCCCCTAAGCGGATGCGTTGTTGCAAGGTTTGGCTATCCATTTTGCGTGTTTTAATCCATCGTTTTGTGGTGAATCCTAGACTATAGCAACAAATGGATGCGCTTCGTTAAAACTTCCCCGCTGCCAAACACTGCTTCTTATTCTGATTAAACGCCAGAAATTCTGGTGTCAGCGTCACCCCTTTGCCGCACTGCTTGCATTGCTGATTCAGCGCCCCGTACATCTTATGCAGCAACACTGACAAAATCACCCCGTTGGTATTCGCGGTAGTTGCCTTGTTCAAACCGAGTTCGGGGTTTTCGTAAATGCCGGAATACCAACCACCTTTGGGATTTTTGGCAGCTTGCACCGCTCCCAGCAATACCTTGCTGTATTCACGTTCTGGGAACAAATACGCCATCGAAATCGCGGCCTTCACCGAAACCGTGCGCAACGCCGACATATCTTCGCCCTTATCGGTAATCGCTGCCCAAGGGATGTCGTCGCTGAAAATGGTGTTGTAAACAAAGTAAGGTTTACGGTCGATATTGTCTTCGGAAACTGCCGTGACAGTGCCCGTTTGTTCCCAGCGACGTTGCTGCACCTGATAAATGGCTTCCAGCAGCGGTTTATTTTCGCTATCCACCCCGTGTTCCATTGCATCCATCGCGTAAGATTCGGACACCACGTAATTATGCGCCCCCAGTGTCGATGCATCGCGTGAATCCACCAGCAATTTCACCTCGGAAACCGTGGCATCGGTAGCATACTGATTGTGGTAACGCGCCGATAGGCTCAGATCAAAACCCAACTGGCGGAAGGCTTTGGCGGCGTATTGCTCGTAACCGAGGCGACCTTCCTGTTGCACCTCCACCGAGCCATCCGCGTCTTTGAAAGCCATACCGTACATTTGCCCGTGTTCCAGCAAGCGGCAAAAATTCCAGCTTTCCAAAACCTTACGGGCTTGCTCAGCGTGTTGTGGGTGCAAGCAGGCAAGAATATTCAACCAAGATGCTAGCCGCCCCAAGTCCAGTGTAGAAACGCCGATACCGGTCTGTGAGGGTTTGTTGCGGTAATCCACTTTTTGCGCGGTTTTGGTGTTGTATACCTTGTTGGGGG containing:
- a CDS encoding DUF3131 domain-containing protein, with amino-acid sequence MLRFTPTLPVILCCSVWLNIAHAAEPPKAAPQHCPARIGQLDERDRAMATLAWQYFENNRQPETGLVNAADNYPSTTLWDVGSTLAAFITAEKLGLIERERFDKNIGQMLYTLRHLDLFNGEAPNKVYNTKTAQKVDYRNKPSQTGIGVSTLDLGRLASWLNILACLHPQHAEQARKVLESWNFCRLLEHGQMYGMAFKDADGSVEVQQEGRLGYEQYAAKAFRQLGFDLSLSARYHNQYATDATVSEVKLLVDSRDASTLGAHNYVVSESYAMDAMEHGVDSENKPLLEAIYQVQQRRWEQTGTVTAVSEDNIDRKPYFVYNTIFSDDIPWAAITDKGEDMSALRTVSVKAAISMAYLFPEREYSKVLLGAVQAAKNPKGGWYSGIYENPELGLNKATTANTNGVILSVLLHKMYGALNQQCKQCGKGVTLTPEFLAFNQNKKQCLAAGKF
- a CDS encoding DUF3131 domain-containing protein — its product is MTQQNNNNRWWQRRPLQIGAAWLIGLLLASGIIFAINGGTPPTPPNNADNRGSLLDLVSQRSGNSRTDTFCELAKGPDKSCLGEPQALCSKDMEVAKIAWKYFENNYNPATGLYNAADKYQSTTLWDTGSALAATITAHDLGLIDEKTFDGRIQAMFKTLTTMELFNKEAPNKVYHTGTGAMVDYRNQPAPDGIGVSILDLARIVSWLNTLSCMHPKYAYPSKKVIERWDMTRLIKNGQMYGLYRNPASKEKAIVVAQEGRLGYEQYAGKIFRELGYDQQISAIYNNKFRATTNIYDVPIAYDSRDPRDLGAYNYVVTESYAMDVVENGLDAENQPLLANIYEVQKRRWQDTGIVTAVSEDNLDQKPYFLYNTIFTAGLPWNATTDKGVRHDNLRTISVKAALSLAMLFPEDPYSKELAYTVGTAYDPERGWYSGIYENGGGYNKAITANTNGIIMSLLLYKKYGEFYPVCKRCQRGLTLDVAKANTCDTCEIK
- a CDS encoding ATP-binding protein, with amino-acid sequence MDSQTLQQRIRLGEDSTLELKQIVFRGAQKVIEPHPDGLSDELAAFANANGGTLVLGVDDKTLTATGIPAEQMKTLKSWLRGIVNDRITPPLEILTENVELPNAAGERVTVIVVSVPRSLWIHESANGYFRRVADSKRKLTPDVLARLFQQRSQARLIRFEEQGVADTSLDDADALLLRRFLRQHEGDERKQLRRLHLLADLEGQKCLSIAGVLLCTEKPVNWLPSAYIQAVAYSGVNNDPNEQLDAKDFDGPLDRQLWDAFDFVRLNMKVPARKEFGRVDYPQYSLRAVFEALVNAIVHRDYSIWGGRIRLHMFADRLELYSPGALPNSMTVESMQAMSLPRNDVLSSLFSRYYPVRDSGLGREYLMDRRGSGVDVILAESERLSGKKPLIEMIADMELRITIFAAKNDRL